One window of the Selenomonadales bacterium genome contains the following:
- a CDS encoding ABC transporter ATP-binding protein: protein MIEFDGVSKAFGQRPIVDSVSFTVKEKQILAILGPSGVGKTTILRMAAGTLTPDAGQIRSDGQRIGFVFQEPRLLPWRTALANVTLVLQDKGLTRAEQVDKATAMLKRLGLGGFTHYYPTHLSGGMRQRVSIARAFVLAPDLALLDEPFTGLDIGLKASLQEMLCELLAWHPCAMVYVTHEPQDAVLLADTAIVLDGRPGRIVASMDFNRPRGERDRYYIEEQATKLTAVLARSS from the coding sequence GTGATTGAGTTTGACGGGGTCAGCAAGGCGTTTGGCCAGCGCCCTATTGTGGACTCGGTGTCCTTTACGGTAAAGGAAAAGCAGATATTGGCAATCTTAGGGCCCTCAGGAGTCGGTAAGACGACCATCCTCCGCATGGCCGCCGGCACCCTAACACCCGACGCCGGGCAGATTCGGTCAGACGGGCAGCGTATCGGCTTTGTTTTTCAGGAACCGCGGCTGTTGCCGTGGCGGACTGCATTAGCAAACGTCACACTTGTGCTACAGGACAAAGGACTGACGCGCGCTGAACAGGTAGACAAGGCGACGGCCATGCTCAAGCGGCTAGGACTTGGGGGCTTTACGCACTATTATCCCACGCACTTAAGCGGGGGCATGCGGCAAAGGGTGTCTATTGCGCGGGCGTTTGTCCTTGCCCCGGACCTAGCCTTGCTTGACGAGCCCTTTACCGGTCTAGACATCGGGCTAAAGGCGTCCTTACAGGAAATGCTGTGCGAGCTGCTAGCGTGGCACCCCTGCGCCATGGTTTATGTCACACATGAGCCGCAAGACGCGGTGCTATTGGCTGACACAGCTATCGTGCTAGACGGTAGGCCCGGCAGAATAGTGGCCAGCATGGACTTTAACCGCCCGCGCGGGGAGAGGGACCGGTACTACATAGAAGAGCAGGCAACGAAGTTGACGGCAGTGCTGGCGCGAAGTAGCTAA